A DNA window from Pseudobutyrivibrio xylanivorans contains the following coding sequences:
- a CDS encoding glycoside hydrolase family 3 protein, translating into MGSKKKSGKVFSVLGIIFLILAVVITGAGNYFGGILDTYIGLGEAVMVQKPGSENWDTDYYTTDYDTAEEIDKYAKDVTKRIAEEGITLMKNNGTLPLSKGQSVSLFGRRSVDVVWGGNGSGAGDPAQCTSIQKALQDEGFNVNDTLTKLYSENLDKVESMSYTMDKPSAMTYYIGEFPVSYYNNSVTASYEKYHDAAIVVLGRQGGEGMDLCSDLKGSISSGETAMSNDVAETKNYEDGQHELELCKEEKDLLKHVEENFDNVVVVINSANVMELGELQDDENVDAVLWMAYPGSRGTVALAEILDGKINPSGHTVDTWPRDLAADPTYANVTTEKYSNTDGYMIEYEEGIYVGYRWYETAAAEGVIDYDNAVVYPFGYGLSYTSFAQAITDVKENGNNIDVTVSVTNTGDVAGKDVVQIYYSAPFNGDIEKAEVVLAAYDKTDDINPGETKEYTLSFGKDTMASFDYKNAGCYVLDEGSYIISVRKNSHELYGENCEYEYVVDSKVVYDSSNPRPTEVEAQTGEYVNYSDEWKANHQTVAATTKFDEQNAHFEEGKSTILSRTDFASTMPTAPTADDLKAADSVVANFKEYKPDYYDNADEKPATGENNKINAVTLRGATYDDPRWDALLDELTEKEMTELIYSGNQGTIPVKSIGLPMSNATDGPAGLKQYGGLGFGASGNFNCCGTLVAATWNTDLATEYGIAVGNEAVIAGVDGWYAPGCDLHRTAFGGRNFEYYSEDPVITGKTCAATIKGTSSKGLTTMFKHFALNDVEAHRIDNGPCVWANEQAMRELYLKAFEIAIKEPVAELKYLDEDGNTQTKTMRSSLGVMSSFNRIGSVWSGGCGSLLNGVLRDEWGFLGTVVTDYNGYGYMNVEWGITNGNDLMLANASTLPSKIADTSNASSLKYMRQAAKNIIYTHVNSNTVNGLSDGTTLEYKMAPWRMAMYGVVALFAILGIVFLFIGHKKKSKNVIKVEVEK; encoded by the coding sequence ATGGGAAGTAAAAAAAAGTCAGGAAAAGTATTTTCAGTCCTTGGAATAATATTTCTAATCCTTGCAGTGGTAATCACAGGGGCAGGTAATTATTTCGGGGGAATTTTGGATACTTATATTGGTCTCGGAGAGGCTGTAATGGTTCAAAAGCCAGGTAGTGAAAACTGGGACACAGATTATTACACAACAGACTATGATACAGCAGAAGAAATTGATAAGTATGCAAAAGATGTAACAAAGAGAATTGCAGAAGAGGGCATTACTCTTATGAAAAATAATGGAACATTACCTCTTTCGAAGGGGCAGTCGGTTTCATTGTTTGGGCGTAGAAGCGTGGATGTTGTCTGGGGCGGTAATGGCTCTGGAGCAGGCGATCCTGCTCAGTGCACATCTATCCAGAAGGCACTCCAGGACGAAGGCTTTAATGTAAATGATACTTTAACAAAGCTCTATTCTGAGAATCTTGATAAGGTTGAATCCATGTCATACACAATGGACAAGCCAAGTGCGATGACATACTACATTGGCGAATTCCCAGTGAGCTATTACAACAATAGTGTTACAGCATCATATGAAAAATATCATGATGCAGCCATTGTTGTATTAGGACGTCAGGGAGGTGAAGGTATGGACCTTTGCTCTGACTTAAAGGGAAGCATTTCAAGTGGCGAAACAGCCATGTCTAATGATGTAGCAGAAACGAAAAATTACGAAGATGGACAGCACGAGCTTGAGCTTTGTAAGGAAGAAAAGGATCTTTTAAAGCATGTTGAAGAGAACTTTGACAATGTAGTGGTTGTTATAAACAGCGCCAATGTTATGGAGCTTGGAGAATTGCAGGATGATGAAAATGTAGATGCTGTTCTTTGGATGGCTTATCCAGGTTCAAGAGGTACTGTTGCCCTTGCAGAGATTTTAGATGGCAAAATAAATCCATCTGGTCATACAGTGGATACATGGCCAAGAGATCTTGCTGCAGATCCAACTTATGCAAATGTAACAACAGAGAAATACTCTAACACAGATGGATACATGATTGAGTATGAAGAGGGCATCTATGTTGGATACAGATGGTATGAAACAGCTGCAGCTGAGGGTGTAATTGACTATGACAATGCTGTTGTTTATCCATTTGGATATGGACTTAGCTATACATCATTTGCACAGGCAATTACAGATGTTAAGGAAAATGGAAACAATATCGACGTAACAGTGTCAGTAACAAACACTGGTGATGTTGCAGGTAAAGATGTAGTTCAGATTTATTACAGCGCACCATTTAACGGAGATATTGAAAAAGCTGAGGTTGTACTGGCAGCCTATGATAAAACAGATGATATCAACCCAGGAGAGACAAAAGAGTACACTCTTTCCTTTGGAAAAGATACAATGGCAAGCTTTGATTACAAGAATGCTGGCTGTTATGTGCTTGACGAGGGAAGCTATATCATTTCAGTACGTAAGAATAGCCATGAGTTATATGGTGAAAATTGCGAATACGAATATGTAGTGGATTCCAAAGTGGTATACGATTCATCTAATCCAAGACCTACAGAGGTGGAGGCTCAAACAGGTGAATACGTAAACTATTCGGATGAATGGAAAGCTAATCATCAAACTGTTGCAGCTACAACAAAATTTGATGAACAGAACGCTCATTTCGAAGAAGGAAAGTCAACAATTCTTTCAAGAACAGATTTTGCTTCAACAATGCCAACAGCCCCTACAGCAGATGACTTGAAGGCAGCTGACAGTGTAGTAGCTAATTTTAAAGAGTACAAGCCTGATTATTATGATAATGCTGATGAAAAGCCAGCAACAGGTGAAAACAACAAAATAAATGCAGTAACCCTAAGAGGTGCTACATATGATGATCCTAGATGGGATGCTCTGCTTGATGAATTAACAGAAAAAGAAATGACAGAGCTAATCTATTCAGGAAACCAGGGAACAATACCTGTTAAATCTATTGGACTTCCAATGTCCAATGCTACAGATGGCCCTGCTGGATTAAAGCAATATGGTGGCTTGGGATTTGGCGCATCTGGAAACTTTAACTGTTGTGGAACATTAGTAGCAGCCACATGGAATACAGATCTTGCCACCGAATATGGTATTGCAGTTGGTAATGAAGCGGTTATAGCAGGCGTTGATGGTTGGTATGCTCCAGGCTGTGACTTACATAGAACAGCATTCGGTGGTAGAAACTTCGAATATTATTCAGAAGATCCTGTTATTACAGGTAAAACTTGCGCGGCAACAATTAAAGGTACTAGCTCAAAGGGTCTTACTACAATGTTTAAGCACTTTGCATTAAATGATGTGGAAGCCCATAGAATTGATAACGGTCCATGTGTATGGGCTAATGAGCAGGCAATGAGAGAGTTGTATCTCAAGGCATTTGAGATTGCCATCAAAGAGCCAGTGGCTGAATTAAAGTATTTGGATGAAGATGGAAACACTCAAACAAAGACAATGAGAAGTTCTCTTGGCGTAATGAGCTCATTCAACAGAATCGGATCTGTTTGGTCTGGTGGCTGCGGCAGCCTTTTAAATGGTGTACTTAGAGATGAGTGGGGATTCCTTGGAACTGTTGTAACTGATTACAACGGATATGGATACATGAACGTTGAATGGGGAATCACAAATGGAAATGATTTGATGCTTGCTAATGCATCTACACTTCCTAGCAAGATTGCAGATACAAGCAATGCTTCATCCCTGAAATACATGCGACAGGCAGCTAAAAATATTATTTACACCCATGTAAATTCTAATACAGTAAACGGTCTTTCTGATGGAACAACACTTGAATACAAGATGGCACCATGGAGAATGGCTATGTATGGTGTAGTCGCTTTATTTGCAATATTAGGAATAGTCTTTTTGTTCATCGGACATAAAAAGAAAAGTAAAAATGTGATTAAAGTGGAAGTTGAAAAGTAA
- a CDS encoding cyclophilin-like fold protein: MKEKMILIAFCMTIMFCISACSGNTINSGDNQNAVTEISTSENVETESSEENDEPEGDAMYHTEDNGTADYEATGDNTMIMTIGDTKVNVDWEDNRAVEALRDMAKDGDVTIKMTMYGGFEQVGSIGQSLPRDDKQTTTSSGDIVLYSGNQIVVFYGSNSWSYTRLGHISDKDEAEMTELLSNGDVNITLSID, from the coding sequence ATGAAAGAAAAAATGATTTTGATAGCATTCTGTATGACAATCATGTTTTGTATAAGCGCTTGTTCAGGAAATACAATAAACTCCGGTGATAATCAGAATGCAGTAACTGAAATATCAACATCAGAAAATGTTGAAACAGAAAGCTCAGAAGAGAATGATGAGCCGGAGGGAGATGCTATGTATCATACAGAAGACAATGGCACCGCAGATTATGAGGCTACTGGAGATAATACTATGATAATGACGATTGGTGATACAAAAGTTAATGTTGACTGGGAAGACAACCGAGCTGTAGAAGCACTGCGGGATATGGCTAAAGATGGGGATGTTACTATTAAGATGACCATGTATGGTGGTTTTGAACAGGTGGGATCAATTGGTCAGAGTCTCCCAAGAGATGATAAACAGACAACAACTAGCTCAGGTGATATTGTGCTATACTCAGGTAACCAGATTGTAGTGTTCTATGGCTCAAATAGCTGGTCATATACAAGGCTTGGCCATATATCTGATAAGGATGAGGCAGAAATGACAGAACTCCTTTCAAATGGAGATGTAAATATAACTCTCAGTATAGACTAA